From one Paeniglutamicibacter psychrophenolicus genomic stretch:
- a CDS encoding Fur family transcriptional regulator, with translation MDHMDYSAQMRDLGLRVTRGRLAVLEVLDEHPHSSAEKVVDAVHHALPDVSIQSVYNVLNDLTEQGMLRRFSPPHSPALYETRVNDNHHHAICTSCGRIEDVECAVGHAPCLTPSDSHGMVIQIADVLYQGICEDCRKTGAA, from the coding sequence ATGGATCACATGGACTATTCGGCGCAGATGCGGGACCTCGGCCTGCGGGTTACCCGCGGCCGCTTGGCCGTGCTCGAGGTCCTGGACGAACACCCGCACTCCTCGGCGGAGAAGGTTGTCGATGCGGTCCACCACGCGTTGCCCGATGTTTCCATCCAGTCCGTTTACAACGTGCTTAATGATCTGACGGAGCAGGGCATGCTGCGCCGCTTCAGTCCCCCGCACTCGCCGGCCCTCTACGAGACCCGCGTGAACGACAACCACCACCATGCCATATGCACCAGCTGCGGCCGGATCGAGGATGTGGAATGCGCGGTGGGCCATGCCCCCTGCCTGACCCCCTCGGACAGCCACGGCATGGTCATCCAGATTGCTGATGTCCTTTACCAGGGCATCTGTGAAGACTGCAGGAAGACCGGCGCCGCCTAG
- a CDS encoding MFS transporter, whose product MARLLADLTPLRESPAFKRLWIGNALAAVGGQLTLVAVSLEVYALTGSSLHVGLLGAFALVPLVLTGLYGGSIADAHDRRKVALGSALVLWVATAAIAAQAWLGVDNVWVLYGLVAIHSAAGGINQPTRGAIIPAIVGLKLLPAANSLNMVTFGIAQMVGPLLGGLLVAQVGFGWTYSIDVLTYAAAVWSVYKLPSMPPSGTPAKAGLRSVIEGFRFLGSQPNVRMTFLIDLAAMVLAAPRALLPAIGAVLIGGGELTMGLLLAATAMGAFLAGMFSGPVGRIHRQGVAVFVCVSVWGASIGLFGVVVILAARGPVPADGSAGAWIWPAAACMALAGVADAISSVFRTTILQTATPDHLRGRLQGVFIVVVAGGPRLGEMLSGTVATGLGEGATLLAGGVACIVVAAALMRWEPGFLRYDARHPRS is encoded by the coding sequence GTGGCACGACTCCTGGCTGACCTCACCCCTTTGCGCGAAAGCCCCGCATTCAAGCGGCTGTGGATCGGCAACGCCCTCGCGGCCGTCGGCGGGCAGCTGACCCTGGTGGCGGTCAGCCTCGAGGTCTACGCGCTCACCGGTTCCAGCCTGCACGTCGGGCTGCTCGGTGCCTTCGCGCTGGTGCCGCTGGTGCTCACCGGCCTGTACGGCGGATCGATCGCCGATGCGCACGACCGGCGCAAGGTCGCCCTGGGCTCCGCCCTGGTGCTGTGGGTGGCCACCGCCGCCATCGCGGCCCAGGCTTGGCTGGGCGTGGACAACGTCTGGGTGCTTTACGGGCTGGTGGCCATCCACTCGGCGGCCGGCGGCATCAACCAGCCCACCCGCGGGGCCATCATCCCGGCCATCGTGGGCCTGAAACTGCTGCCGGCGGCGAACTCGCTGAACATGGTCACCTTCGGCATCGCCCAGATGGTCGGCCCGCTGCTCGGCGGGCTGCTGGTAGCGCAGGTCGGCTTCGGCTGGACCTACTCCATCGACGTGCTCACCTATGCCGCCGCCGTCTGGTCCGTCTACAAGCTGCCGTCGATGCCTCCCTCCGGCACCCCGGCCAAGGCGGGGCTGCGGTCGGTCATCGAGGGATTCAGGTTCCTGGGTTCCCAGCCCAACGTGCGCATGACGTTCCTCATCGACCTGGCGGCCATGGTGCTGGCCGCGCCGCGCGCGCTGCTGCCGGCCATCGGCGCGGTGCTGATCGGCGGGGGCGAGCTGACCATGGGACTGTTGCTGGCGGCAACCGCCATGGGCGCTTTCCTGGCCGGAATGTTCTCCGGGCCCGTGGGCCGCATCCACCGCCAGGGCGTGGCGGTGTTCGTCTGCGTGAGTGTCTGGGGCGCCAGCATCGGCCTGTTCGGGGTCGTGGTCATCCTGGCCGCACGCGGCCCGGTCCCCGCCGACGGCTCGGCCGGCGCGTGGATCTGGCCCGCCGCCGCCTGCATGGCGCTGGCCGGGGTCGCGGACGCGATTTCCTCGGTCTTCCGCACCACCATCTTGCAGACCGCGACGCCCGACCACCTGCGCGGACGCCTGCAGGGCGTGTTCATCGTGGTGGTCGCCGGCGGGCCGCGGTTGGGGGAGATGCTCTCCGGGACCGTGGCCACCGGGCTGGGCGAGGGAGCCACGCTGCTGGCCGGCGGCGTCGCGTGCATCGTGGTTGCGGCCGCCTTGATGCGCTGGGAGCCGGGATTCCTGCGTTACGACGCCAGGCACCCACGATCCTGA
- the htpX gene encoding zinc metalloprotease HtpX, protein MHNHNNGLKTAGLLGGLFALLLAIGALLASGTGSSSFIWIFALIGVATTAYGYWNSDKLAIRSMQAYPVTEADQPAMYRIVHELSVAAQQPMPRLFVSPTNAPNAFATGRNPENAAVCCTEGILQLLNERELRGVLGHELMHVYNRDILTSSVAAAVAGVITSVAQMMLFFGGGDRRNANPIALIAMSLLAPLASTVIQMAISRTREYDADEDGAKLTNDPLALASALRKLEGGVQRAPLPADDQRLVNTSHLMIANPFLGGAKKLFATHPPMNDRIARLEKMAGQSLGY, encoded by the coding sequence GTGCACAATCACAACAACGGCCTGAAGACGGCGGGGTTGCTCGGCGGCCTGTTCGCGCTGCTGCTGGCCATTGGTGCCTTGCTGGCGTCGGGAACCGGAAGCAGCAGCTTCATCTGGATCTTCGCACTCATCGGCGTGGCCACCACCGCCTACGGGTACTGGAATTCCGACAAGCTGGCGATCCGCTCGATGCAGGCCTACCCGGTCACCGAGGCGGACCAGCCGGCCATGTACCGGATCGTGCACGAGCTCTCGGTTGCCGCCCAGCAGCCGATGCCGCGCCTCTTCGTCTCACCGACCAACGCGCCCAATGCCTTCGCCACCGGGCGCAACCCGGAAAACGCCGCGGTCTGCTGCACCGAGGGAATCCTGCAGCTGCTCAACGAGCGCGAGCTGCGCGGGGTGCTGGGCCACGAACTCATGCACGTGTACAACCGCGACATCCTCACCTCCTCGGTTGCCGCTGCCGTAGCCGGCGTCATCACCTCCGTGGCGCAGATGATGCTCTTCTTCGGCGGCGGGGACCGGCGCAACGCCAACCCCATCGCCCTGATCGCCATGTCGCTGCTGGCGCCGCTGGCTTCCACCGTCATCCAGATGGCCATCAGCCGCACCCGCGAATACGACGCGGACGAGGACGGGGCCAAGCTGACCAACGACCCGCTGGCGCTGGCCTCGGCCCTGCGCAAGCTCGAGGGCGGGGTTCAGCGCGCACCGCTGCCCGCCGACGACCAGCGCTTGGTGAACACCTCGCACCTGATGATCGCCAACCCCTTCCTGGGCGGAGCCAAGAAACTCTTCGCCACCCACCCGCCGATGAACGACCGCATTGCCAGGCTGGAAAAGATGGCAGGCCAGTCCCTGGGCTACTGA
- the efeU gene encoding iron uptake transporter permease EfeU, with protein sequence MTGNFLIGLREGLEAVLLVVLLLAYLRKSGRTALIPRIFTGVAVAIAVSLGFGALLTFGPRGLTFEAQEAIGGGLSILAVGFVTWMVFWMASASKTLASDLRGKVDEAAEGSGWALVLVAALAVGREGLETALFLWAATRATGETWQPLLGATLGILVAVGLGALLHRGVLRINLSKFFTWTGAALIVVAGGVLAYGVHDLQEAGILPGLHHLAFDVSHLIAPSGFLGTLLKGIFNFSPATTWVEAITWVAYVVPVTILYFRKIHTHNGAKRAASPQPVSA encoded by the coding sequence ATGACCGGAAACTTCCTTATCGGCCTGCGCGAAGGCCTCGAAGCGGTACTCCTCGTTGTCCTCCTGCTGGCCTACCTGCGCAAAAGCGGACGCACCGCACTGATCCCGCGGATCTTCACCGGCGTCGCGGTCGCAATCGCCGTCTCGCTGGGTTTCGGAGCCCTGCTGACCTTCGGGCCGCGGGGCCTGACCTTCGAAGCCCAGGAAGCCATCGGCGGAGGACTGTCGATCCTCGCCGTCGGATTCGTGACCTGGATGGTCTTCTGGATGGCGAGCGCGTCAAAGACGCTGGCCAGCGACCTGCGCGGCAAGGTCGATGAGGCCGCCGAAGGTTCGGGCTGGGCGCTGGTGCTGGTCGCTGCCCTGGCAGTGGGGCGTGAGGGCCTGGAAACCGCGCTGTTCCTCTGGGCCGCGACGCGGGCCACAGGGGAAACCTGGCAGCCGCTGCTTGGCGCCACCCTGGGAATCCTGGTCGCCGTGGGGCTCGGTGCACTGCTGCACCGCGGCGTGCTGCGCATCAACCTCTCGAAGTTCTTCACCTGGACCGGGGCCGCGCTGATCGTCGTCGCCGGCGGCGTCCTGGCCTACGGGGTCCATGACCTGCAGGAAGCCGGAATCCTCCCGGGCCTGCACCACCTCGCCTTCGATGTCTCGCACCTCATTGCCCCCTCGGGCTTCCTCGGCACCCTGCTCAAGGGAATCTTCAATTTCTCGCCCGCCACCACCTGGGTCGAGGCCATCACCTGGGTCGCCTACGTCGTGCCGGTGACAATCCTTTATTTCCGCAAGATCCACACCCACAATGGAGCCAAGCGGGCAGCATCCCCGCAGCCGGTCTCCGCCTGA
- the efeO gene encoding iron uptake system protein EfeO: protein MKLARPLQITAALSVAALSITGCTTNTPEAEGDGAIAVTSTADACTLSTTSAPGGTVKFTVKNEGTQVTEFYLLAQDGLRIIGEVENIGPGLSRDLVVVAPEGNYITACKPGMVGDGIRAELALGAAPAGQSVSTDRAEKQKQAVALYAAYVKDQTEQLVTGTKDFAQAFAAGDTSTAKDLYPSVRMHWERIEPVAESFGDLDPILDAREADLEKGQEWTGWHRAEKDLWPPASGYRAMSDAERSALATKMVADTEELYARTRELTYTPDKLANGAKELLDEVATGKVTGEEEIWSHTDLWDFQANVDGARIAYEDLKPLLTDSDAELDATLQKNFDALQKLLDGHKKGQGFVFYDELDQAQVQELSAAVDALAEPLSKLTAAVVK, encoded by the coding sequence ATGAAACTCGCTCGCCCGCTGCAGATCACCGCGGCACTGTCCGTGGCAGCCCTGTCCATCACCGGCTGCACCACCAACACGCCCGAGGCCGAGGGCGACGGGGCCATCGCGGTCACCAGCACTGCCGACGCCTGCACGCTCTCGACCACCAGCGCCCCGGGCGGAACGGTCAAGTTCACCGTCAAGAACGAGGGCACCCAGGTCACCGAGTTCTACCTGTTGGCCCAGGACGGGCTGCGGATCATCGGCGAAGTCGAAAACATCGGCCCGGGCCTGAGCCGCGACCTGGTCGTGGTGGCTCCCGAAGGCAACTACATCACCGCCTGCAAGCCTGGCATGGTGGGAGACGGCATCCGGGCCGAGCTTGCCCTGGGCGCGGCACCGGCGGGCCAGAGCGTCAGCACCGACCGGGCCGAAAAGCAGAAGCAGGCCGTCGCGCTGTACGCCGCCTACGTCAAGGACCAGACCGAGCAACTGGTCACCGGCACCAAGGACTTTGCCCAGGCCTTCGCGGCGGGGGACACCTCCACCGCCAAGGACCTCTACCCCAGCGTGCGCATGCACTGGGAACGCATCGAACCGGTCGCCGAATCCTTCGGCGACCTGGACCCGATCCTCGACGCCCGCGAGGCAGACCTGGAAAAGGGACAGGAATGGACCGGCTGGCACCGCGCGGAAAAGGACCTTTGGCCGCCGGCCAGCGGATACCGGGCCATGAGCGACGCCGAACGATCCGCATTGGCCACCAAGATGGTTGCCGACACCGAGGAACTCTACGCACGCACCCGCGAGCTGACCTACACCCCGGACAAGCTCGCCAACGGCGCCAAGGAACTTCTCGACGAGGTCGCCACCGGCAAGGTCACCGGCGAGGAGGAAATCTGGTCGCACACCGACCTCTGGGACTTCCAGGCCAACGTCGATGGCGCCCGCATCGCCTATGAGGACCTCAAGCCGCTGCTGACCGACTCCGACGCCGAACTCGACGCCACCTTGCAAAAGAACTTCGACGCCCTGCAGAAGCTGCTCGACGGCCACAAGAAGGGCCAGGGCTTCGTGTTCTACGACGAATTGGACCAGGCCCAGGTGCAGGAACTGAGCGCAGCGGTTGACGCACTGGCCGAGCCGCTGTCCAAGTTGACCGCCGCCGTGGTGAAGTAG
- the efeB gene encoding iron uptake transporter deferrochelatase/peroxidase subunit, which translates to MLGRNKTGAKAPDQTTQGGEAAPKAAPSRRSLLVAAGAGGLGIAAGALGHAALGAEASSGAQVEDIVPFHGQHQAGIATPMQDRMHIAAFDVTVEGRDELVALLKDWTAAIEHLMKGADVGEFGATGGNYDAPPEDTGEAIGLPASHLSVTVGFGRTLFEDSRGPRFGLQGRIPAALIDLPHFPGDALEEARSGGDLVIQACADDPQVAVHAIRNLARIGFGRARVRWSQIGFGRTSSTSTSQMTPRNLFGFKDGTANLKAEEQKALDTHVWVGGNTGNEAWMNGGTYLVARRIRMHIETWDRTSLGEQETIFGRTKREGAPLSGGTEFSEPDFAMPGRGGPIMPVDSHVALAHPSANGGVQMLRRGFNYTDGSDGLGRLDAGLFFIAFVIDPRTHYVPMQNAMAKNDALVEYLKHTGSGLFAVPPGIAQGQFLGQSLFS; encoded by the coding sequence ATGCTCGGCAGGAACAAGACCGGGGCCAAGGCCCCGGACCAGACCACCCAAGGTGGCGAAGCTGCGCCCAAGGCCGCGCCCAGCCGCCGTTCGCTGCTGGTCGCCGCCGGGGCCGGCGGTCTCGGAATCGCCGCGGGGGCGCTGGGACATGCTGCCCTGGGCGCGGAAGCCTCCTCGGGCGCGCAGGTCGAGGACATCGTCCCGTTCCACGGGCAGCACCAGGCCGGGATCGCAACCCCCATGCAGGACCGCATGCACATCGCCGCATTCGATGTCACGGTCGAAGGCCGGGACGAGCTCGTGGCCCTGTTGAAGGACTGGACCGCTGCCATCGAGCACCTGATGAAGGGCGCGGACGTCGGGGAGTTCGGTGCGACCGGGGGCAACTACGACGCCCCGCCGGAGGACACCGGCGAGGCCATCGGGCTGCCGGCCAGCCACCTGAGCGTCACCGTCGGCTTCGGGCGGACGCTCTTCGAGGATTCCCGCGGGCCGCGCTTCGGGCTGCAGGGGCGCATCCCCGCCGCACTGATCGACCTGCCGCATTTCCCCGGCGACGCGCTGGAGGAAGCCCGCAGCGGGGGAGACCTCGTGATCCAGGCCTGCGCCGACGACCCGCAGGTCGCGGTCCACGCCATCCGCAACCTGGCACGCATCGGATTTGGCCGCGCCCGGGTGCGATGGTCCCAAATCGGGTTCGGACGCACCTCCTCGACCTCCACCAGCCAGATGACCCCGCGAAACCTCTTCGGCTTTAAGGACGGCACGGCAAACCTGAAGGCCGAGGAGCAAAAGGCGCTGGACACGCACGTCTGGGTCGGCGGCAACACCGGAAATGAAGCATGGATGAACGGGGGGACCTATCTGGTGGCCCGGCGCATCCGCATGCACATCGAAACCTGGGACCGGACGTCCCTGGGCGAACAGGAAACCATCTTCGGCCGGACCAAGCGCGAGGGGGCGCCATTGTCCGGCGGCACGGAATTCTCCGAACCCGACTTCGCCATGCCCGGACGCGGCGGACCGATCATGCCGGTGGATTCACACGTGGCACTTGCCCACCCCTCGGCCAACGGCGGGGTGCAGATGCTGCGCCGCGGATTCAACTACACCGACGGATCCGATGGCCTGGGCCGGCTGGACGCCGGGCTCTTCTTCATCGCCTTCGTCATCGACCCGCGCACGCACTATGTGCCGATGCAAAACGCCATGGCCAAGAACGATGCGCTCGTGGAGTACTTGAAACACACCGGCTCCGGGCTCTTCGCGGTCCCTCCGGGAATCGCCCAGGGCCAGTTCCTGGGGCAGTCCCTGTTTTCCTGA
- a CDS encoding YajQ family cyclic di-GMP-binding protein — MASDSTFDVVSKVDSQEVSNAMNQAQKEIVQRYDFKGIGAEIDFSGEKILMKANSEERVKAVLDVFQSKLVRRNISLKSLEAGEPFASGKEYRIEAEIVEGIAQDVAKKINKLIRDEAPKGVKSTIQGDELRVSSKSRDDLQTTMALLRSFEEADLQFVNFR, encoded by the coding sequence ATGGCGAGCGATTCAACTTTTGATGTTGTCAGCAAGGTCGACAGCCAGGAGGTGTCCAATGCAATGAACCAGGCGCAGAAGGAAATCGTCCAGCGCTACGACTTCAAGGGCATCGGTGCCGAGATCGACTTCAGCGGCGAGAAGATCCTGATGAAGGCAAACTCCGAGGAACGCGTCAAGGCCGTTCTCGACGTGTTCCAGTCCAAGCTGGTCCGACGGAACATTTCCTTGAAGTCCCTGGAAGCCGGAGAGCCGTTCGCCTCGGGCAAGGAGTACCGCATCGAGGCCGAGATCGTCGAGGGCATCGCCCAGGACGTGGCGAAGAAGATCAATAAGCTCATTCGCGACGAGGCACCCAAGGGCGTGAAGTCCACCATCCAGGGTGACGAACTCCGCGTGTCCTCCAAGTCCCGCGACGACCTGCAGACCACCATGGCGTTGCTGCGCAGCTTCGAGGAAGCCGACCTGCAGTTCGTGAACTTCCGCTAA